In the genome of Synchiropus splendidus isolate RoL2022-P1 chromosome 2, RoL_Sspl_1.0, whole genome shotgun sequence, the window CAGGCAATTATGTTTCAAAATGTGGGATGTGTTCTATTAAAATGTTGTGATACCAAATGACTTGACATCATTGATCTCGGAGCAGAAACATCTTCATATATAACAGATGCTTTCAAGTCTGAGGTTGGATTTTCTACTGAACACAGGAAATGCTCATACATGTATGAGAGGGAATCCAAGCCTCCCATGGAAACTCCTTTCCCATCAAGGGTGCATGAATGGTGCTGCAGTTGATTTAAAGACAAGAAGAAGTCAAGTACAACATGTAAGCATTTAATTAATTTTACAAAACTGCAACAATGTTAACTACCAGTTAAGAAAACCACTAAGGGACATAGGAGGAATACGCTATAATGCCTGATTTTCCTACATCTCAAAGAACTGACTAACTAGCATTATGGCTGGCTTTAACCGTTTTCTTTAGATGGTGGTAGTTGGGCAATATCTTCATCAGAAAGTCAAGCTGCAGAGTTTGAGGctgtgaagacaaaaaacagaTTTGTCAAGAAATAAACCTATAATATTCATTTCATATTCAAAACATTCTATAGTCAGTACGCTgttaaatgttcattttcaatGATATAAAATATGCGATTTGAAAGTAAAGTAGCTGTAACAATAGCTTTCCAGTGACATTAAGAACAGTGAAGAGAAATACAGGGCTTGTTCATGCATGCTTAGGCAGAGGTTGTGAATATACACAACCTTTGCCATGAAAAACATCGTGGTCAACAGGGTTAGTGACGATCACCTGTGGTCGCTCAGTCTGGACCCGCCTCATGCACCCAGAGCCGTAGATGACCGTGTTTTCAGGTATGACTTCACAAGTGTTCACTTGACAGAAGGCCCCGATGATGCAGCCACTGGTCAGGATTACGTTTCTACCGACGTCGGCTGGTAAATACAACAGAGCTCATTCAATAAGTTCAGAAAGTCACTGAGAAGGACCCAACTGTGCCTCACCTTTTGATTCTATCACATTATTGTCTCCGATTTTCAGAGCCTGTGATACTGTGCCAACGGTTAAGAGAAGTCCATTCACATTTGAGGAGAATTTTACAGCTGGAAAGGCAAAAGGATACCACAGCCAACTTCGAAAACATTGTTGACACCGATGGTCATGGTCTTTGGCTCTACTTCTGAATCGGGATTGATGTTCTCTGGATGACTGGATAAAGGTGAAATGCATGTTAGAAGCGATACGACACAGGCGGTTGTACCCAGAATAACACGTCACCTGTTAATGATGACCGCTTGCTCTTCTATAAGGTTCCCTTCCCCAATAATAATAGGTCCTGCTTCGGCGATGATCCGAGCTTTCGGGTGAACCACAGTCCGCGGACCTAAATGGCAAAAATGTTCAGTCAATCAAAGGCTAACCTAAGGCATTTTGTCGAAAGCGTTCTCGTTTTAAGATCCTCACCTATTGTGACATCCCCTTTGATTTCACTTTCAACACAAACAACGGCTCCGGTGGCTATTTTGACGCTGTAAACcacaagaaaaataaaggtTATGGTGTGAAACTAGCTTAATTTGTTAGCAGTCCAGTTGGAACAGTTTACATAATCCGAATCTATACAATTCTGCATATTAACCTTGAACATCAATGATCGATGTCTGAGACAATGTACGCAAAACATCATTATTCACCTTTTCTGGGCGTTTTGTTTATCCGCCATTGTGGCTGATCGAGCAGGGAGCTAGCGTTCTGTCACTCGGACATCGATTTGTAAGCCTGGGCGTCACTGCGCTAAGCGCATGCGCaaggtatttatttttgtgagttTATAATTGTATTTAATACTTTAATTCGCCCCATTAATgaccattttatttcaatatgtcTTCCATAGTAGTCTAGCaacatttgtttacatgtctgcTACACTAATATTAACCACTTTCTTACCTAATCTCCAACTGTTAGAAACTCAAGATTGATCTTGCCATGTCAAAACATGGGAACATAGCGGGAAGCAACGACGATACATCGACTGTCTCAGCAAAGGCAACACAAGCGTGCAATACAATGACGTCCCCTGGACGATATGAGCTGCTTTTTCTGTCAGTTGCCGTTTTATTCGTGTCGGTGTGTGTGGCACCGTTGGCTGCAGAGAGGTCCGCCTGTAAGTATACAGTTGGGAATCCACTGTTTGtgagctaacatgctaacagctaACACATAACAACATACCCTCTCGCCTGGTTCTCCATTCTATGAAACAAACAAGAACTCTGCGGCAGTTACATGACCGTTCTATGAGAGCAGTATATCGTTTATAGTACGAGTAAACGCACAAACGAGCCAGCGACTAGCTTCGAGCTAAGTGGAGCAGCCGGGGACATTAGATGTTTGAACTTCCCTCCTGTAGTGTAGTGCTGTACGGATTATTTCAACATGTGACCAGTGGGCTCTGCTGCTTTCGTTCATCCTTCTCACATGCTTTCATTCGGCATGAGAGACCAGAAGCCTTGCCACCCACTcctcaaacaaacagcagcctgTCTTGACTGGAGTGTAACGCATCTCGTGATAGCGAACGTGAAGGTATGTTGCAGAGTATTCCCATGTGAGAAGCCGCCGTTTTACACCGCGTATTGTCTGCGTGGAGCCACACAAGACCGCCGATGCATCAATAACCAAATCACTATTGTTGTCGTAGTTGATATCCGCTGAGATGGATACAGATAAAGGGTGCGGCCAGGCTTGTGTATTGACTTCTGTCTTTGACATGATAAAGTGATATAGTCccaaaatactggtagtaaacTGGCAGTCACGTCAACTCATGTCTAAAAATGCATGCAACTGAGTTCTCACAATGGATCCATTCTGTGCCCCAAAAAGTCATGTGCTCCTCGATAACATTTTACTCGTAAATAAATTATGTCCGTAGCAGGCCTTTAAATACACTTCTACACAGGATGCACAGTCTGTCTGTCATCCTCTTTCCTGAAATAGTATCCTCATTTCAAGTCGAATCACATCTGACATCAACAGAACGGTAGCCAGTCGTCGACTGACTCTCAGTCCAATATATGGTTGGTGGGCAATGGGTTTTTCAGGTGGTTGCTTAAATACACAATACATCAGTAATCCAATTGTTTTCTTCTATCTACTCATTGTAAACATACTAACTGTTCTAGTTCTTTATTTTCCTACACTCTtcaaatgaatggatgagtcTTTTAAGCCGCCTGATGGTCTTGAACCTTTGTTAATAAGGAAATACAATTTCCAAACAAACCTTACTATCTGTCAATTACGAAGGTTTTATGTGTAAACATTTTGCCCCcttatttgttcatttgtgaCTGCCTTACCTCCCTGATATCTTTTTGGGGTTTTGTCTCATTCGATCTCtgaatgctttttaaaatctatttgtGACCATGGATCACATTGAATATCTTTTCATGACATTGTCTTCCTGTGTACTTTTTCATTTATGGAATtattatttcctgaaaatgccTTGAAATAATTTCCTGACAATAATGACTAACCCTTTTCACACCCACAATAGCTGGCTACCGTCGCCAAATACCAAAGATGGACGAGGCTTTTTTGAGGGTTCACAATGAACTCAGTAGCAACGTGGTGGTATATTGGATGTCCAACCGCTGTTACCAGGTACACACTTAGCATAGTGATTATAACTGAGATCACCAGCTTGcttgctttctttcttcttctaaaGCTGTGTCTTCTTGCTCCCAGTGCTTGTACCAGCAGTTAGGGGTGGTACCTCAGGCTCCCACTCCTGGCCAGCAGAGCTCACAAGACTTCATTGTTGACACGCAGCATGAGATTACTCTGAGCGTCAACAGTACTTCTGAAGACCAAGTCTTTTGCACGTAAGTGTGAGCACCTGAATGtgcctcaggctggaaacaaggGCTTTAATGGGTCTATAAATAACTATTGTTTGCTTGAAAAATGTAAGTTTcggtttgtttctgtttcactcGAACTTGAGACCTGTAAccaattattttcacttttcatccTGTCTGATCGGCTGTTGTCCTTTACCCAGAGTTCCGTTCCACTTTGGCGAGTTGGGAAACTATTCACTCTGGGTGAAGAGTTTACAGTCGTCGACAGTCAACTGCACCATAGTCACTGAAGCTGTCCCTGTTAACAGTTTCATACGTAAGCGACACGCACCTGCCAAAACTTGTCTTGTCTCCCAAAAGCTCATTTCCATCCCACTCTCTTCACAGCTCTTTTGGTGGCTTTCCTAATATTTGCtggtcttgtgttgttttctgccATTTCAAGAATGATCATTAGGTAAGAACGTTTTTGTTTCctcattctttattgatttactCCAAAGTGTCACTTGAGTAGTGAATAAACTGTTGATCTCTTTCAGATTAGATTTTGTAAAAGGCATCCTTGTAAAAATCGGCGGCACTATGGAGACGGAGAGGCTTATAAACTCTGTGAGTATCTCTGACTCCGTAATGCTCTTCTCCCTTCTTGTGATGACGGTCATATTGTAAAAATGATTGGTGTGGGTCcttgttttctggattgtgtaCAGAGTACAACTCTGTATGTATATCACACGACATGCACATGGTTTCAGTCCTGGCATTACGTGTCATGATTGTGATGCAAATGTACCTTCCAGGAATTGGGCTCCTCTGGGAGAGGGGTCCCACCCGCAACTGACACAATCCTCCCACCTCCACCGAGCCCAAGCAAAAGGCTACGATCTCTGGATACATTCAGAGGGTAAGTCGTCGAAGGTAGTGATCTGAGTTTCTCATACTgatatttgctttttattttcagaatctCCTTAGTTCTTATGGTGTTTGTCAACTATGGCGGTGGACGATATTGGTTTTTCAGACATGCGAGTTGGAACGGTGAGCCGTGCAGATTGAATCTAATGAATCAGTCCAGATACGTGCTTTGACCTTGGTACTGAGAGTCTCATGATTGATCTTGGCAGGCCTGACAGTTGCAGACTTGGTTTTCCCTTGGCAAGtacattgtttttcatcaatTGTTCTATTTGTTGCAGTGGTTTTTATACAGATCTGTGCTTCATAAGTGGAAttaattcagttttattttcgTTCTCCTCACAGGTTTGTCTTCATCATGGGGACATCCATCGCACTTTCCATCAACTCCCAGCTGCGGACAGGTGTGACCCGCTGCTCTGTGCTTAAAAAGGTTCTTTGGAGAAGCATGCAGCTCTTTGTTATTGGCGTCTTCATCATAAATCCAAACTACTGCCTGGGACCATGTGAGTGAGGAACTACTTTCCCCTGTGTGCTGAGTTGTAACGACTCACTGTGATGGCCTTTACTCGCCAGTGTCTTGGGACAACCTGCGTATCCCGGGCGTCCTACAGCGCTTGGCATGGTCCTACCTGGTGGTGGCCTGTTTGGATCTGTTGGTGGCCCGAGGCCACCTTGACATCATGACGGTggtaaataatttttcattGACTTTGTTCTGCAACCGCATTTCACAGATTTAATTCTTCAATAAAGAGTCTGTGTCTTATTCCCAGGATGCATGGTGGTCGCCCTTCCttgatattttgttttactGGCCCGCTTGGCTGTTcgtcctccttctggaggtcctCTGGCTCTGTCTCACTTTTCTTCTTCCAGTGCCAGACTGTCCTGTGTAAGTCACAAAAAtgcctttttattcattttgtcaaGTGATGCTATGAGTGattcacaaattaaaatgacTTTCTTGACCACACTTATTTGACAAGGAAATGATTTTCAGTTATTCTACTGTTGCGTAACGGCAGGGTTCAGTATCTTACAACTGCTGTGCTGCATCCAACCAATGTAAACAGCTTtaagaacattcatttattgtatttatttatccaaaTATCCATACTCAGTAGCTCAAAAGAAATGttcaatttttttctttgtttttttttttatttgctaatAGCCCACAGACATGAGCTGGTTGAGGGTGTGAGTGAGAAGTAGTGGTTGGTAGTGCAGTAGTGAGGTTGAATGTGATGTTCTAACTTGTTATACGGTGGTAATGGATCTGTCTGCCTGAGGAGGAAAAAGTGACAGCTGAATTCTAGCCAGGTTTGGTGGTTGTTTTTTAAAGTGTCAAAGATGAGCATCACAGGTGACGCCAATGTTctgccctgtgtgtgtgtgagtgtcacaTACAGTTACACtccttctgttttctttttcattgtgaCTATTTATACagattcatttcaattcaattgggcattcttcttcttcttttttacgTGACTTTAACATTTAATCCTCTTATTTCCTCCTGTTCTTGTCAGTGGTTATCTTGGACCAGGTGGAATTGGGGACATGGGCCTGTACCCTAATTGCACTGGTGGTGCGGCTGCTTTTATCGACCGATGGCTTCTTGGAGAGAGTCACATTTACCAGTCACCATCGTCCAGGGTGACTAAGCACTAAATCCTTTAGACTGAGTACAAGTTGACTTTTAAACATGTTGCTCTTGTGTGGTAATGTCTCAAATTCTGTTCGCTTCACACAGGTCATTTACCATACTCGAATGCCGTATGATCCCGAGGGAGTTCTGGGAAGCATTAACTCAATTGTCATGGGGTTTCTTGGATTGCAGGTGTGCCATTTTGTGTGTCACATTGAAATGGAGGTGTTTAAAATGCTCTCCTGTAATGTGTGATCTCTCTCTTTTAACAGGCTGGAAAAATCATTCTGCACTATCGGGACCTTCATAACAGTGTTATGACCAGGTTCCTCATATGGGGTTTGTTTTTGGTAAGTAGTTCAACTATTGTGTGACTTTGAAGCATTAGTGAACTTTGTGTGATTTATATGTGTATATTGTACATGTGTATCCTCGTGATGACTAATATGATGTCTGACAGGGAGTGATATCAGCGGTTCTCACCAACTGTTCCACAGACGAAGGCATCATTCCTGTCAACAAGAATCTCTGGTAACTTCTTGTTTTGGAAGTCTCACTTTCCACTACCATTTGGTTTAGAATTAATAATCCATATATGTCAAATGGGTGCATAACTAAAATgagaattgaaagaaaaaacaattagaatataacatttatttgttcataCTGTATTCATCATAATGGtatcaaatatttttatataagaATTATGGCGAGCTGTTTTTACAATTACACTCCCCAAATAAACATATATGTCA includes:
- the LOC128753861 gene encoding dynactin subunit 6-like yields the protein MADKQNAQKSVKIATGAVVCVESEIKGDVTIGPRTVVHPKARIIAEAGPIIIGEGNLIEEQAVIINSHPENINPDSEVEPKTMTIGVNNVFEVGCVSQALKIGDNNVIESKADVGRNVILTSGCIIGAFCQVNTCEVIPENTVIYGSGCMRRVQTERPQPQTLQLDFLMKILPNYHHLKKTVKASHNAS
- the LOC128753858 gene encoding heparan-alpha-glucosaminide N-acetyltransferase-like isoform X1, encoding MSKHGNIAGSNDDTSTVSAKATQACNTMTSPGRYELLFLSVAVLFVSVCVAPLAAERSASGYRRQIPKMDEAFLRVHNELSSNVVVYWMSNRCYQCLYQQLGVVPQAPTPGQQSSQDFIVDTQHEITLSVNSTSEDQVFCTVPFHFGELGNYSLWVKSLQSSTVNCTIVTEAVPVNSFIPLLVAFLIFAGLVLFSAISRMIIRLDFVKGILVKIGGTMETERLINSELGSSGRGVPPATDTILPPPPSPSKRLRSLDTFRGISLVLMVFVNYGGGRYWFFRHASWNGLTVADLVFPWFVFIMGTSIALSINSQLRTGVTRCSVLKKVLWRSMQLFVIGVFIINPNYCLGPLSWDNLRIPGVLQRLAWSYLVVACLDLLVARGHLDIMTVDAWWSPFLDILFYWPAWLFVLLLEVLWLCLTFLLPVPDCPVGYLGPGGIGDMGLYPNCTGGAAAFIDRWLLGESHIYQSPSSRVIYHTRMPYDPEGVLGSINSIVMGFLGLQAGKIILHYRDLHNSVMTRFLIWGLFLGVISAVLTNCSTDEGIIPVNKNLWSLSYVTTLGCFAFVLLALVYYVVDVIRWWSGAPFVYPGMNSILVYVGHEVFEDYFPFRWRMVNTQSHAEHLAQNLIATSVWVFVSYVLYKKKIFWKI
- the LOC128753858 gene encoding heparan-alpha-glucosaminide N-acetyltransferase-like isoform X2, coding for MDEAFLRVHNELSSNVVVYWMSNRCYQCLYQQLGVVPQAPTPGQQSSQDFIVDTQHEITLSVNSTSEDQVFCTVPFHFGELGNYSLWVKSLQSSTVNCTIVTEAVPVNSFIPLLVAFLIFAGLVLFSAISRMIIRLDFVKGILVKIGGTMETERLINSELGSSGRGVPPATDTILPPPPSPSKRLRSLDTFRGISLVLMVFVNYGGGRYWFFRHASWNGLTVADLVFPWFVFIMGTSIALSINSQLRTGVTRCSVLKKVLWRSMQLFVIGVFIINPNYCLGPLSWDNLRIPGVLQRLAWSYLVVACLDLLVARGHLDIMTVDAWWSPFLDILFYWPAWLFVLLLEVLWLCLTFLLPVPDCPVGYLGPGGIGDMGLYPNCTGGAAAFIDRWLLGESHIYQSPSSRVIYHTRMPYDPEGVLGSINSIVMGFLGLQAGKIILHYRDLHNSVMTRFLIWGLFLGVISAVLTNCSTDEGIIPVNKNLWSLSYVTTLGCFAFVLLALVYYVVDVIRWWSGAPFVYPGMNSILVYVGHEVFEDYFPFRWRMVNTQSHAEHLAQNLIATSVWVFVSYVLYKKKIFWKI